A genomic segment from Brevundimonas mediterranea encodes:
- the dnaA gene encoding chromosomal replication initiator protein DnaA, translating into MAGGVNGSNMTDPDRIWNEASVRLRAEIGDGPFSSYIAPSAVRVDSSGQLILVTPTAYARDWVRKNALRRMNELWLGLDGLNRRLDVRCRAEVGSAPPASAVIAGNVLDATPRLAAFASPTVPPIADGARAVRAAGLQDRLTFDSFVEGQGNAFALAIAKQVASWADGHFNPVFFCGPYGYGKTHLLNAIAWEAQRLRPEAKVVYLTAERFLSTFVKAMQDRSTAAFKESLRSADMLLLDDVQFVGGKTSTQEELLSTLTALIEDGKRIVFSADRAPMALTEVEPRLRSHLAAGLTCPVEAGDRELKIAVAQNRLKALSALGVVQGEAAPEVLAQLVDRTPGSMRELEGAVNTLAAAAGSRLATVSVDEASILLGAALRGGPERRITVDEIQKTVADHFNLKQADLLSERRTRSVARPRQMAMYLCKQHTTRSYPDIGRRFGGRDHTTVLHGVRKIEELMAQDDQIARDVEALTRKLRG; encoded by the coding sequence ATGGCGGGCGGCGTGAACGGATCGAACATGACGGATCCGGATCGCATCTGGAATGAGGCCTCGGTGCGCCTGCGCGCCGAGATCGGCGACGGTCCCTTCTCGTCCTACATCGCCCCTTCCGCCGTTCGCGTGGATTCCTCCGGCCAGCTGATCCTGGTCACGCCCACCGCCTATGCCCGAGACTGGGTCCGCAAGAACGCCCTGCGTCGCATGAACGAGCTGTGGCTGGGCCTGGACGGCCTGAACCGCCGCCTGGACGTGCGCTGCCGCGCCGAGGTGGGCTCGGCCCCTCCGGCCTCGGCCGTGATCGCGGGCAATGTCCTGGACGCCACACCGCGTCTGGCGGCCTTCGCCAGCCCGACCGTGCCCCCCATCGCCGACGGCGCCCGCGCCGTGCGCGCCGCCGGCCTTCAGGACCGCCTGACCTTCGACAGCTTCGTGGAGGGCCAGGGCAACGCCTTCGCCCTGGCCATCGCCAAACAGGTGGCCAGCTGGGCCGACGGCCACTTCAACCCGGTCTTCTTCTGCGGCCCCTACGGCTACGGCAAGACCCACCTGCTGAACGCCATCGCCTGGGAGGCCCAGCGTCTGCGGCCCGAGGCCAAGGTGGTCTATCTGACCGCCGAACGCTTCCTGTCGACCTTCGTCAAGGCGATGCAGGACCGATCGACCGCCGCCTTCAAGGAAAGCCTGCGCTCGGCCGACATGCTGCTGCTGGACGACGTCCAGTTCGTCGGCGGCAAGACCTCGACCCAGGAAGAACTGCTGTCGACCCTGACCGCCCTGATCGAGGACGGCAAACGGATCGTCTTCTCGGCCGACCGCGCGCCCATGGCCCTGACCGAGGTCGAGCCGCGCCTGCGCAGCCACCTGGCCGCCGGCCTGACCTGCCCGGTCGAGGCGGGCGACCGCGAGCTGAAGATCGCCGTGGCCCAGAACCGTCTGAAGGCCCTGTCGGCCCTGGGCGTCGTCCAGGGCGAGGCCGCGCCCGAGGTGCTGGCCCAGCTGGTGGATCGCACGCCGGGCTCGATGCGCGAGCTTGAGGGCGCCGTGAACACCCTGGCCGCCGCCGCCGGTTCGCGCCTGGCGACCGTCTCGGTGGACGAGGCCTCGATCCTGCTGGGCGCCGCCCTGCGCGGCGGCCCCGAGCGCCGGATCACCGTGGACGAGATCCAGAAGACGGTGGCCGACCACTTCAACCTGAAACAGGCCGATCTGCTGAGCGAGCGCCGCACCCGTTCGGTGGCCCGCCCGCGCCAGATGGCCATGTATCTGTGCAAGCAGCACACGACCCGCTCCTATCCCGACATCGGCCGTCGCTTCGGCGGTCGCGATCACACCACCGTCCTGCACGGTGTGCGCAAGATCGAGGAGCTGATGGCCCAGGACGACCAGATCGCCCGCGACGTCGAGGCCCTGACCCGCAAGCTGCGGGGCTGA
- the rpsT gene encoding 30S ribosomal protein S20 produces the protein MANNPGARKAIRKIEARTEVNKARRSRVRTYLRKFQEALAGGDATAAKTAFVEAQSELMRAVSKGVVHKNTGSRKVSRLAAQLKKLSAA, from the coding sequence ATGGCTAACAACCCCGGCGCCCGCAAGGCGATCCGCAAGATCGAAGCGCGGACCGAAGTGAACAAGGCGCGCCGTTCGCGCGTCCGCACCTATCTGCGCAAGTTCCAAGAAGCTCTGGCCGGCGGCGACGCCACGGCCGCCAAGACCGCCTTCGTGGAAGCCCAGTCCGAGCTGATGCGCGCCGTCTCCAAGGGCGTCGTTCACAAGAACACCGGCTCGCGCAAGGTGTCGCGTCTGGCCGCCCAGCTGAAGAAGCTGTCGGCCGCCTAA
- the recF gene encoding DNA replication/repair protein RecF (All proteins in this family for which functions are known are DNA-binding proteins that assist the filamentation of RecA onto DNA for the initiation of recombination or recombinational repair.), with product MITSLTLTDFRSYASARLELASGPVVLHGPNGAGKTNLLEAISLLTPGKGLRGATAAEMGRREPGEAVGRAWAVMVELDDETRLGTGVQTAGAARRIVRIDGETAQPGRLLDYLRPVWATPEQDRLFSDARAERLKFFDRLVFAADPDHAAAVSAYEKALRERLRLLNDAQDGREADPVWLDALEARLGEAGARAALARVAALHALQAAIDARRDRPFPQADLGLDGPAEQMAEAGAEEDEIAAAIREGLAKARARDGAAGRSLFGPHRTDLTALHREKNRPAAEGSSGEQKALVLNLILAQISRLAHHDAAGAARPVLLLDEAPAHLDEARRAALFDEIVALDLQAFMTGTERSLFAGLDGRAQFVRVAGGALESD from the coding sequence TTGATCACCTCCCTCACCCTCACCGACTTCCGCTCCTATGCGAGCGCACGGCTGGAGCTCGCCTCCGGCCCGGTGGTGCTTCACGGCCCGAACGGGGCGGGCAAGACCAATCTGCTGGAGGCGATCAGCCTGCTGACCCCCGGCAAGGGGCTGCGGGGCGCGACCGCCGCCGAAATGGGTCGGCGCGAGCCGGGCGAGGCGGTGGGCCGAGCCTGGGCCGTCATGGTCGAACTGGACGACGAGACGCGGCTGGGCACCGGCGTCCAGACGGCGGGCGCGGCGCGGCGCATCGTCCGCATCGACGGCGAGACGGCCCAGCCCGGGCGGTTGCTCGATTATCTGCGGCCCGTCTGGGCGACGCCCGAGCAGGACCGACTGTTCTCCGACGCCCGGGCCGAGCGGCTGAAATTCTTCGACCGGCTGGTCTTCGCCGCCGATCCCGACCATGCCGCCGCCGTCTCCGCCTACGAAAAGGCCCTGCGCGAACGCTTGCGGCTGCTGAACGACGCACAGGACGGACGCGAAGCCGACCCCGTCTGGCTGGACGCCCTGGAGGCCCGGCTGGGCGAGGCCGGCGCCCGCGCGGCCCTGGCCCGCGTCGCCGCCCTGCACGCGCTCCAGGCCGCCATCGACGCCCGCCGCGACCGCCCCTTCCCCCAGGCCGACCTGGGGCTGGACGGCCCCGCCGAACAGATGGCCGAGGCCGGCGCCGAAGAAGACGAGATCGCCGCCGCCATCCGCGAGGGCCTGGCCAAGGCGCGCGCCCGCGACGGCGCCGCCGGCCGCTCCCTGTTCGGCCCGCACCGCACCGACCTGACCGCCCTTCACCGCGAGAAGAACCGGCCCGCCGCCGAGGGCTCGTCCGGCGAGCAGAAGGCCCTGGTCCTGAACCTGATCCTGGCCCAGATCAGCCGCCTCGCGCACCATGACGCCGCCGGGGCCGCCCGCCCCGTCCTGCTGCTGGACGAGGCCCCCGCCCACCTGGACGAAGCCCGTCGCGCCGCCCTGTTCGACGAGATCGTCGCCCTGGACCTCCAGGCCTTCATGACCGGCACCGAACGCAGCCTGTTCGCCGGCCTGGACGGCCGCGCGCAGTTCGTGCGCGTCGCCGGTGGAGCGCTGGAGAGCGACTAG
- the dnaN gene encoding DNA polymerase III subunit beta, producing MQLTIERSALLKALGHVQSVVERRNTIPILSNVLLSAGRDRLAFAATDLDMEMVDEAEATVNVEGQITAPAHTLYEIVRKLPEGAEVSLLYSGDDPRLVVSAGRSRFNLPVLPAGDFPIMSTDSAGASYVMPKEDLARLIDKTRFAVSTEETRYYLNGLYLHTVAEAGVALLRAVATDGHRLALAETPAPEGAAGGPGVIVPRKTVDQVRRLLDDAAGPVEITVSAQKIRFQIGEASLTSKVIDGAFPDYLRVIPKGNDKQADIDNALFAKAVDRVATISAEKSRSVKLAFDNDRVKLTVRNMEAGQAEEEVEIGYSDEPFEIGFNARYLLDVAGQITGENAAFRFADPASPTLVLDPGDPGVQYVLMPLRV from the coding sequence ATGCAACTGACCATCGAACGATCCGCGCTCCTGAAGGCCCTGGGCCATGTGCAGAGCGTCGTCGAACGCCGAAACACCATCCCGATCCTGTCCAACGTCCTGCTCAGCGCAGGCCGGGACCGGCTGGCCTTTGCAGCCACCGACCTGGACATGGAGATGGTGGACGAGGCCGAGGCGACGGTGAACGTCGAGGGCCAGATCACCGCCCCCGCCCACACCCTGTACGAAATCGTGCGCAAGCTGCCGGAAGGCGCCGAGGTGTCGCTGCTCTATTCGGGCGACGATCCCAGGCTGGTGGTCTCGGCCGGCCGGTCGCGCTTCAACCTGCCGGTCCTGCCGGCGGGCGACTTCCCCATCATGTCCACCGACAGCGCCGGCGCCTCCTACGTCATGCCCAAGGAAGACCTGGCGCGGCTGATCGACAAGACCCGGTTCGCCGTCTCGACCGAAGAGACCCGCTATTATCTGAACGGCCTGTATCTGCACACGGTGGCCGAGGCCGGCGTCGCCCTGCTGCGCGCCGTGGCCACCGACGGCCACCGCCTGGCCCTGGCCGAGACCCCGGCGCCCGAGGGCGCGGCCGGCGGCCCCGGCGTCATCGTGCCGCGCAAGACGGTGGATCAGGTCCGCCGCCTGCTGGACGACGCCGCCGGCCCGGTCGAGATCACCGTCTCGGCCCAGAAGATCCGCTTCCAGATAGGTGAGGCGTCCCTGACCTCCAAGGTCATCGACGGCGCCTTCCCCGACTATCTGCGCGTCATTCCCAAGGGCAATGACAAACAGGCCGACATCGACAACGCCCTGTTCGCCAAGGCCGTCGACCGGGTCGCCACCATCTCGGCGGAAAAGAGCCGGTCGGTGAAACTGGCCTTCGACAACGACCGGGTGAAGCTGACCGTCCGCAACATGGAAGCCGGCCAGGCCGAGGAAGAGGTCGAGATCGGCTATTCCGACGAACCGTTCGAGATCGGCTTCAACGCCCGTTACCTGCTGGACGTCGCCGGCCAGATCACCGGCGAAAACGCCGCCTTCCGCTTCGCCGACCCGGCTTCGCCGACGCTGGTGCTCGATCCGGGCGATCCGGGCGTGCAGTATGTGCTGATGCCGCTGCGGGTGTGA